GTAAAGAATATGTCAAACTTTGTGGTTAAGAATTCACCTATTTACCCGTGAGGATTTTGCGTTTGAATGGCCCATCCGCTTTGGGGTCAAAGTTTGGATTTGGCAATGGCATATCAGCTTTTACGCTCGCGCGCCAGGCTTGCAACTCGCTTTTAAGCTCCTCACGTTTCAATGCAGAAGTTGATGCCAGGTCGTTTTTCTCTCCCACATCCAGGCGGAGGTTAAAAAGCTCTATTCGATTCTCCTCATACCACTCAATCAGCTTCCAGTCACCTTTCCTAATGGAACTGCTCGGAGCCCCGCCCTGATTGCTGTAGTGTGGATAATGCCAGAACAGCGGGCGCTCACCCATTTCCTTTCCTCTCAACGCGGGAGTGAAACTTATCCCGTCCAGATGTTGTTCGGGACGGGCAGGCAACCCCGCTATTTCCAGCAACGTTGGATAATAATCCGTGCTCATTACCTGGTGATCGCTAACACTGGCTGCTTTTGTGACACCCGGCCATTTTACCACCAAAGGTTCGCGAACGCCGCCTTCATATGGCCAGCCTTTCCCCGCGCGCAACGGCATATTTGACGTGGGAGCTCCTTCTGCAGTCGAAAGGCCTCCATTGTCAGAAGTGAATATAATCACCGTGTTCTTATCCAAACCCAGCTCTTTCAATTTATCCAAAACTCGCCCCACACTTTCATCCAGGCTTTGCATCATCGCGGCATAAATCGGCTGGTTCTGCACTTGCCGCGCGTTGGTATTTCCTTCAGTAACGAACTCAGGCCCTTTCGTTGGCGGCAATTGCATCACCTTCTTCTGGTATTTTTCAATCAACCCTTTCTTTGCCTGTAGCGGAGTATGCACCGAATAATGTGACAAATAGAGCAAAAAAGGTGTGCCCTTCGTGTTCTCAATAAATTTCACCGCTTCGTCTGTCAATCGATCGGCAAGGTATTCGCCAACGGGTCCATCTTTGAGTGTTGGATTTTTATAAGGGCTGAAATAAGAACTGGGATGCCCCATCCCGCATCCGCCAATATTAATATCGAAACCAGCTTGTTCCGGCCAATGTCCCAGCCCGCCGAGATGCCACTTTCCGATGAATGCCGTTTTATATCCCCCTTCCTGCAACGCTTTCGCCAAAGTGATTTCAGCGGCTGGCAGCTCTGTTATAATTTTAGGATGCTTCAAGATTTGATCGGGCTTGTCCGGCCGGCCCGGCAGCCAGTCTGTCAGATGCAATCTTGCAGGGTATTTGCCAGTCATGATGCTGGCTCGTGTCGGAGAACAAACTGAACAAGCGGCATAGGCATCCGTGAACCGCATCCCTTCCCGTGCAAGCCGGTCCAGATTGGGGGTTTCGTAAAAAGTACTCCCATTGAAGCCGACATCCTTCCAGCCCAGATCATCGGCGAGAATAAAGACAAAATTTGGCCTGTCCGCTGCATGAACCCGCGTGGCACAAAGGCTGGTCAGGAGTAACGCCCAAACCAAATTACCTCCGAAAACAATGCGCTCTACGGCTGTTTTCATTATTTTCATTCTCATGGGCGGCTTCTCCCCTCCTTCCGCAATTTTTCAAGTTCTGCCTGGTACTGTTTTGCCTTTTCAGATACCTGAATCGACAAATTGTTTGTTTCACCGATGTCGTCTGTTAAATCATAAAATAATCCATCCGGATCAATTCCTGTTTCCGTTGCAGTGGGCTTGGAGAATTTAGGTCCTTTGCCAGGCTCAATAAACTTTTGATTACCCTTCCGCAAGGCCAGTACGAATGCATGCTCAACCACGTAGTCGCGGCCCATCTTTGAATCTCCCACGAAAGCTGGCAAAATATTCAAGCTATCCGGGCCATCTGCTTGATTTAAACGACAGCCGGTCAATTGTGCAAACGACGCGAGGAAATCAATCTGGCAAATTAAGGCATCGGAGACGCCAGATTTTACGTGGCCAGGCCAGCTCAATATGAACGGCACTCGTGTGCCACCTTCAAACGCGCTATACTTTCCGCCGCGTAATGGCCCCGCCGGACGATGTCCGTTCAGTTTTTCACGGGCTTGATCCTGATAGCCATCATCCACCACGGGACCATTGTCGCTTGTGACAATCAATATGGTGTTATCCTCGAGCTTTAGCTGCCTGAGCGTTTTGACAATTTCACCAACTG
The nucleotide sequence above comes from Pedosphaera parvula Ellin514. Encoded proteins:
- a CDS encoding sulfatase, which translates into the protein MKTAVERIVFGGNLVWALLLTSLCATRVHAADRPNFVFILADDLGWKDVGFNGSTFYETPNLDRLAREGMRFTDAYAACSVCSPTRASIMTGKYPARLHLTDWLPGRPDKPDQILKHPKIITELPAAEITLAKALQEGGYKTAFIGKWHLGGLGHWPEQAGFDINIGGCGMGHPSSYFSPYKNPTLKDGPVGEYLADRLTDEAVKFIENTKGTPFLLYLSHYSVHTPLQAKKGLIEKYQKKVMQLPPTKGPEFVTEGNTNARQVQNQPIYAAMMQSLDESVGRVLDKLKELGLDKNTVIIFTSDNGGLSTAEGAPTSNMPLRAGKGWPYEGGVREPLVVKWPGVTKAASVSDHQVMSTDYYPTLLEIAGLPARPEQHLDGISFTPALRGKEMGERPLFWHYPHYSNQGGAPSSSIRKGDWKLIEWYEENRIELFNLRLDVGEKNDLASTSALKREELKSELQAWRASVKADMPLPNPNFDPKADGPFKRKILTGK